In Silene latifolia isolate original U9 population chromosome 3, ASM4854445v1, whole genome shotgun sequence, a single window of DNA contains:
- the LOC141649474 gene encoding uncharacterized protein LOC141649474, giving the protein MVARIRGLGAKKLSYAGRVTLINVVLNTLQNYWAQMFIIPKSIINHIMAICRNFLWDGSPDYHRVPLVAWDKVTLPKKEGGLGIKKADTWNVATVGKLVNWIYCKADRLWIKWINDVYIKNQEWHSYSPPTDATWVWKSICKVKEKLKDGFNDNIWTMSPKGYSIKGSYAWLAPAHTTLNWTAIVWNNWNIPKHSLTTWLRMHEGMNVKSKLFRFGCCADDRCILCQRQPETVEHLLSADNRNTMQWKIKVAMFNAFHYYIWFQINNARMNEWLLRPEVVAVRIEEDIKRRIKQKCRAGDDQSVLLWLQSMKLV; this is encoded by the exons ATGGTGGCTAGGATTAGAGGATTGGGAGCCAAGAAGCTTTCCTATGCTGGCAGGGTGACTCTCATCAATGTTGTTCTCAATACTCTTCAGAATTATTGGGCTCAAATGTTCATTATCCCAAAGAGCATCATTAACCATATTATGGCTATTTGCAGGAACTTTCTTTGGGATGGCTCCCCTGATTATCACAGAGTACCTCTTGTAGCCTGGGACAAGGTTACATTGCCTAAAAAAGAGGGAGGATTGGGGATTAAGAAAGCTGATACTTGGAATGTTGCCACTGTGGGTAAGCTGGTTAATTGGATCTACTGCAAAGCCGATAGGCTTTGGATTAAGTGGATAAATGATGTGTATATTAAAAATCAGGAATGGCATAGCTATTCTCCTCCTACTGATGCAACCTGGGTTTGGAAAAGTATTTGTAAAGTGAAAGAAAAGCTCAAAGATGGATTTAATGACAACATCTGGACCATGAGTCCTAAAGGATACTCTATCAAGGGTTCGTATGCCTGGCTTGCTCCTGCTCATACAACCCTTAACTGGACTGCTATTGTGTGGAATAATTGGAACATCCCAAAACACTCTCTGACTACTTGGCTTAGGATGCATGAAGGAATGAATGTGAAGAGTAAATTGTTCAGGTTTGGTTGCTGTGCAGATGACCGGTGTATTCTGTGCCAGAGACAGCCTGAAACAGTGGAGCATCT CTTGAGTGCAGATAACAGGAATACTATGCAGTGGAAGATTAAGGTTGCCATGTTCAATGCCTTCCATTACTACATCTGGTTtcaaataaacaatgcaaggatGAATGAATGGCTGCTAAGACCTGAAGTAGTTGCTGTTCGTATAGAGGAGGATATTAAGAGGAGAATTAAACAGAAATGTAGGGCTGGTGATGATCAGTCTGTTCTCCTTTGGCTGCAAAGTATGAAATTGGTATGA